One region of Flavobacterium pisciphilum genomic DNA includes:
- a CDS encoding pyruvate dehydrogenase complex dihydrolipoamide acetyltransferase: MAIKVTMPRLSDTMTEGTVATWLKKVGDKISEGDILAEIETDKATMEFESFNEGTLLYIGIPAGETAPVDSLLAIIGNEGEDVTALIAGGDAPAAEAPKAEAAPATTTETPAPAKAATELPKGVVVVTMPRLSDTMTEGTVATWLKKVGDAVAEGDILAEIETDKATMEFESFNEGTLLYIGIQEGNTAPVDSLLAIIGPAGTDISGISENYTAGGTAPAKATEETKAAPAQETAETVEVVSDGKRILASPLAKKIASDKGIQLSQVKGTGENGRIVKSDIENFTPATATPLQPAATTAKAPEATVAAPKVFVPAGEVFTEEIKNSQMRKIIAKRLAESLFTAPHYNLVIEVSMDEAMQSRATINSVPDTKVSFNDMVIKACALALKKHPKINSQWKEDAIIINHHVNIGVAVAVEDGLVVPVLKFTDAMSLSQIGASVRDLAGRAKNKKLGPQEMEGSTFTVSNLGMFGITEFNSIINQPNSAILSVGAIVEKPVVKNGQIVVGNTMMLSLACDHRTIDGATGAQFLQTLKQYIESPVTMLA; encoded by the coding sequence ATGGCGATAAAAGTAACAATGCCTCGTTTGAGCGATACTATGACGGAAGGAACGGTAGCAACTTGGCTTAAAAAAGTAGGAGACAAAATTAGCGAAGGAGATATCCTTGCTGAAATTGAAACTGACAAAGCAACAATGGAATTTGAGTCTTTCAATGAAGGAACTCTTTTATATATAGGAATCCCAGCTGGAGAAACTGCTCCTGTTGATTCATTATTAGCAATTATAGGAAACGAAGGCGAAGATGTTACGGCATTAATCGCTGGAGGAGATGCTCCTGCTGCTGAAGCTCCAAAAGCTGAAGCTGCACCAGCTACAACTACAGAAACACCAGCTCCTGCAAAAGCTGCAACAGAATTACCAAAAGGTGTTGTTGTAGTTACTATGCCTCGATTAAGTGATACTATGACCGAAGGTACAGTTGCAACTTGGTTGAAAAAAGTTGGCGATGCAGTTGCTGAAGGAGATATTCTTGCTGAAATCGAAACAGACAAAGCAACAATGGAATTTGAGTCTTTCAACGAAGGAACATTATTATATATTGGAATACAAGAAGGAAATACAGCTCCTGTTGATAGTTTATTAGCTATCATTGGACCTGCTGGAACAGATATTTCAGGTATTTCAGAAAACTATACTGCTGGAGGAACTGCTCCTGCAAAAGCAACAGAAGAAACTAAAGCAGCTCCTGCACAAGAAACTGCCGAAACTGTTGAAGTAGTTAGTGATGGAAAAAGAATTCTTGCTTCACCATTAGCTAAAAAAATTGCTTCTGATAAAGGAATTCAATTATCACAAGTAAAAGGAACTGGTGAAAACGGACGTATCGTAAAAAGCGATATCGAAAACTTCACACCTGCAACTGCTACTCCTTTACAACCAGCTGCAACAACTGCTAAAGCTCCAGAAGCTACAGTTGCTGCTCCTAAAGTTTTTGTTCCTGCTGGTGAAGTTTTCACAGAAGAGATCAAAAATTCGCAAATGCGAAAAATTATTGCAAAACGTTTAGCAGAATCATTGTTTACAGCTCCACACTATAACTTAGTGATAGAAGTAAGCATGGATGAAGCAATGCAATCAAGAGCTACAATAAACAGTGTTCCAGATACTAAAGTATCATTTAATGATATGGTAATCAAAGCTTGTGCTTTGGCATTGAAAAAACACCCAAAAATTAACTCACAGTGGAAAGAAGATGCTATCATCATCAACCACCATGTAAATATTGGTGTTGCAGTAGCTGTTGAAGATGGATTAGTAGTTCCTGTATTGAAATTTACAGATGCTATGAGCTTATCTCAAATTGGCGCTAGCGTAAGAGATCTTGCTGGAAGAGCTAAGAACAAAAAACTTGGACCACAAGAAATGGAAGGAAGTACTTTCACAGTTTCTAACCTTGGAATGTTTGGTATTACTGAATTTAATTCAATCATAAACCAACCAAACTCAGCAATCTTATCAGTAGGTGCTATCGTAGAGAAACCAGTGGTTAAAAACGGTCAAATTGTAGTAGGAAACACAATGATGTTATCATTAGCTTGTGACCACAGAACAATTGATGGTGCAACAGGTGCTCAATTCTTACAAACATTGAAACAATACATCGAAAGCCCAGTTACAATGTTGGCATAA
- a CDS encoding AsmA-like C-terminal region-containing protein, with amino-acid sequence MAKSNLKPILYRIVKYIGIAFVVILALLFVTPYIFSDKIKEEIKKTANRKLNAELNYSDANISFFHHFPSLTLTLNDLKLNGSAPFQKEDFVTAKEVSFGINISSLLFGETISIDQIYLSNSFINVKVNKNGEANYNIYKSAEAEKTTESSDDTSLKLEKIEIINSKIIYDDLSTNVHLDVFGFNYSGKGDLSKDIFDLYSKAKIEKLNILYENEPYLMNKKVDADLITKVNVNSLSFLFEQNNLKINQLIVDFKGKFDFLKDGYNIDFIIKSDDSQLHDVFTAFPPKFVTWLSKTDLKGNTNLLLTLKGKYIASQNIAPDLNVDLKIKDGYVNYNKSSFPISNLNLDINTKLPSLNPDLLVVDAKNLALNINKDYLRSKFHVKGVNTPEVDIDLNSQIDIEKLIQAFAIPDIELKGNLIGDVKAKGIFDLKNKLFPVTSGTIDLKNGYIKTKYYPNPITDITIVSKINNEKGTFDDLKVKLSPAQITFEGKPFYINADLSNFNDLTYDIKAKGELDISKIYRVFSQKGLDLDGSIKADLVLKGKQSDAEKGNYSKLNNKGTLAIKNIGIVSEYLPKKFIIKEGVFKINQDKMFFRNFMSTYGQSDFKMNGYLQNVFNFMTTKNGVLKGSFVINSKYINVDEFMSSTTTETSNTTASTDTNTEAPKVEVTQTGVIMIPKNFNLQFQANAQKVNFNKLALNNAKGNLKMNKGILTMQNTGFNLIGCEVAMDATYQALTMKKALFDYSIKATDFDVKKAYNEIEMFRKMASAAEKAQGTVSLDYKLKGRLNANMEPVYPSLVGEGVISVNDIKLYGMKMFNAVSKTTSHEAIKNPQITKVDIKSSIKNNIITLERFKFKFAGFRPRIEGTTSLDGKLNIKMRLGLPPLGIIGIPLIIKGTKDNPKIKIGRKSEDLEETKDTED; translated from the coding sequence ATGGCAAAAAGTAATTTGAAACCCATTTTATACAGAATAGTAAAATACATTGGAATAGCGTTTGTCGTTATTTTAGCACTACTTTTTGTAACACCTTATATCTTTTCAGATAAGATAAAAGAAGAGATAAAAAAAACAGCAAATAGAAAACTTAATGCTGAGCTAAATTATTCAGATGCTAATATTTCATTCTTTCACCATTTCCCATCATTAACGTTAACTTTAAATGATTTAAAATTAAATGGATCAGCTCCATTTCAAAAAGAAGACTTTGTTACTGCAAAAGAAGTTTCTTTTGGTATCAACATAAGTAGTTTGCTTTTTGGAGAAACTATTAGCATCGACCAAATTTATCTGTCTAATTCTTTTATTAATGTAAAAGTTAATAAAAATGGTGAAGCAAATTATAACATTTACAAATCAGCTGAAGCAGAAAAAACTACAGAGAGTAGTGATGATACATCTTTAAAATTAGAAAAGATTGAAATTATCAATAGCAAAATAATCTATGATGATTTATCAACCAATGTACATCTAGATGTTTTTGGATTCAATTATTCAGGAAAGGGAGATTTAAGTAAAGACATCTTCGATTTATATTCAAAAGCTAAAATCGAAAAGCTTAATATCTTATATGAAAATGAGCCCTACCTAATGAATAAAAAGGTAGATGCAGACTTAATCACCAAAGTAAATGTAAACTCTTTATCTTTTCTTTTTGAGCAAAATAACTTAAAAATAAATCAGCTAATAGTTGATTTTAAAGGGAAATTTGACTTTTTAAAAGACGGTTATAATATTGATTTCATAATAAAATCAGACGACAGTCAATTGCATGATGTATTTACAGCATTCCCACCAAAATTTGTTACTTGGCTATCAAAAACAGATTTAAAAGGAAATACAAACCTGTTACTTACCCTAAAAGGTAAATATATCGCCTCTCAGAATATTGCACCAGATTTAAACGTAGATTTAAAAATAAAAGATGGGTATGTAAACTATAATAAAAGTTCATTTCCTATTTCCAATTTAAATCTAGATATAAACACAAAATTACCTTCGTTAAATCCAGATCTTCTAGTTGTAGATGCAAAAAACTTGGCCTTAAACATCAATAAAGATTATTTAAGATCTAAATTTCATGTAAAAGGAGTTAATACCCCAGAAGTAGACATTGATCTAAACAGTCAAATAGATATAGAAAAACTAATTCAAGCATTTGCAATCCCAGACATTGAGTTAAAAGGAAATCTTATTGGAGATGTCAAAGCAAAAGGAATATTTGATTTAAAAAACAAACTTTTCCCAGTAACCTCAGGAACTATAGACTTAAAAAATGGATATATAAAAACTAAATATTATCCAAATCCAATTACTGATATAACTATTGTTTCAAAAATTAATAATGAAAAAGGAACTTTTGATGATTTGAAAGTTAAATTGTCTCCAGCACAGATAACCTTTGAAGGAAAACCCTTTTATATTAATGCAGACCTAAGCAACTTTAATGATCTAACTTATGACATTAAAGCCAAAGGAGAATTGGATATAAGTAAAATATATAGAGTTTTTTCTCAAAAAGGACTAGATTTAGATGGCTCAATTAAAGCCGATTTAGTTTTAAAAGGAAAGCAAAGTGATGCCGAAAAAGGAAACTACAGCAAGCTCAATAATAAAGGGACTTTAGCAATTAAGAATATAGGAATTGTATCTGAATACCTGCCTAAGAAGTTTATTATTAAAGAAGGAGTCTTTAAAATAAACCAAGACAAAATGTTTTTCAGAAACTTTATGTCAACGTATGGTCAGTCCGATTTTAAAATGAATGGATATTTACAAAATGTCTTTAATTTCATGACAACCAAAAATGGTGTCTTAAAAGGATCATTTGTTATAAATTCAAAATACATCAATGTTGATGAATTTATGTCAAGTACAACTACTGAGACAAGTAATACAACTGCAAGCACTGATACAAATACTGAAGCTCCTAAAGTAGAAGTGACACAAACAGGAGTTATCATGATTCCGAAGAATTTCAATTTACAATTTCAAGCAAACGCTCAAAAAGTTAACTTCAATAAACTTGCCTTAAATAACGCAAAAGGAAATCTCAAAATGAACAAAGGGATTTTAACCATGCAAAATACAGGTTTCAATCTAATAGGCTGTGAAGTAGCGATGGACGCAACTTATCAAGCTTTAACAATGAAAAAAGCTTTATTTGACTATAGCATTAAAGCAACAGATTTTGACGTTAAAAAAGCCTATAATGAAATTGAAATGTTTAGAAAAATGGCTAGTGCAGCAGAAAAAGCACAAGGAACCGTTTCTCTAGATTACAAATTAAAAGGAAGACTTAATGCCAATATGGAACCTGTTTACCCATCATTAGTTGGCGAAGGTGTAATTTCTGTAAATGACATTAAACTCTATGGTATGAAAATGTTTAATGCTGTAAGCAAAACAACAAGCCATGAAGCAATAAAAAATCCACAAATCACTAAAGTTGATATTAAGAGTAGTATCAAAAATAATATAATTACCCTAGAACGATTCAAATTCAAATTTGCAGGTTTCAGACCAAGAATAGAAGGAACAACTAGTTTAGATGGTAAATTAAATATTAAAATGAGATTAGGATTACCACCTTTAGGAATCATAGGGATTCCATTAATAATCAAAGGAACCAAAGACAACCCTAAAATAAAAATTGGAAGAAAATCAGAAGATCTAGAAGAAACTAAAGATACCGAAGATTAA
- a CDS encoding carboxymuconolactone decarboxylase family protein, with protein MIRLKALSPEEATGKTKELFNAVQTKLGTVPNMMRTMGNSPAVLEGYLNLSGALSHGKLGTKTGELLALTIGESNSCDYCIAAHSYIGEKLVKIDKTILQDARKGISTDSKTNAALQFAKTLISKNGLVNDEDVQSVKTAGYSDGEIGEIVAHVALNILTNYFNNTANTEIDFPTV; from the coding sequence ATGATACGATTAAAAGCATTATCACCAGAAGAAGCAACAGGAAAAACAAAAGAATTATTTAACGCTGTACAAACAAAACTAGGTACAGTTCCTAATATGATGAGAACTATGGGAAACTCACCTGCAGTACTAGAAGGGTATTTAAATTTGAGCGGTGCATTGAGTCATGGTAAACTTGGGACAAAAACAGGAGAACTACTTGCATTAACAATCGGAGAAAGTAATTCATGCGATTATTGCATTGCAGCACATAGCTACATTGGCGAAAAATTAGTAAAAATTGACAAAACTATTTTACAAGATGCTAGAAAAGGAATTTCAACAGATTCAAAAACGAATGCTGCGCTACAATTTGCAAAAACATTAATAAGCAAAAACGGATTGGTAAATGATGAAGATGTACAAAGCGTTAAAACCGCAGGTTATTCAGACGGAGAAATTGGAGAAATTGTCGCACATGTAGCTTTAAACATTCTTACCAATTATTTTAATAATACTGCAAATACCGAAATTGATTTTCCAACAGTATAA
- a CDS encoding hydrolase/aminopeptidase: MKKLYLLTLFLTALACQKKDETKQPTIVKDEHSFSKPELAVVKHLDLDIKVDFETQSITGKASWLIDNVSKGNEIIFDENTLNITKVTLGDDEKETKFELGKEVELHGKPLHVTIEPTTTKVNIYYSTTKEAIALQWLTPQQTADKKHPFLFSQGESIWSRTWIPCQDSPSVRFTYSAKVTVPKDLMAVMSAVNPQQKNDTGVYTFKQDKEIPSYLMAIAVGDIQFQSIDNRTGVYAEPSVLKKAAWEFAELGKMVVAAEKLYGPYRWGRYDVLVLPPSFPYGGMENPNLTFLTPGVLAGDRSLTSLLAHELGHSWSGNLVTNATWDDIWLNEGFTTYVEHRIGEEIFGKKEAEMQAVISRKELDDNIAEFGKTNPDTRLKVSLTGKNPDDGINQIPYAKGYEFLKVIEHAVGREKFDAFIKNYFNAHAFKSITTEDFVSYLNENLIKNDKALADKIKAEEWIYKPGVPSNITPVNSEDFNAIDQIQKTWRKTGIKGLSQKIKSTTEKQHFIDYLPEDITPKEMGEIDAEFNFTKGGNFVIKRQWFVPSIRHKYTVAYPAIEQFMIATSRTGSLMTLYKEMVKTPEGKAWAKQIFDKAKSGYHQTTIQSVENLLKQ; the protein is encoded by the coding sequence ATGAAAAAACTATATCTACTAACCCTCTTTTTGACGGCTTTGGCTTGTCAGAAAAAAGACGAAACAAAACAACCAACAATCGTTAAAGACGAACATTCATTCTCAAAACCAGAACTAGCTGTTGTAAAACACTTAGATCTTGATATTAAAGTTGATTTTGAAACACAATCAATTACAGGAAAAGCATCTTGGTTAATTGACAATGTTAGCAAAGGCAACGAAATTATTTTTGACGAAAACACACTTAACATCACCAAAGTAACATTAGGCGATGACGAAAAAGAAACCAAATTCGAACTTGGGAAAGAAGTTGAATTACACGGAAAACCGCTTCACGTAACAATAGAGCCAACTACAACCAAAGTCAACATCTATTACAGCACAACCAAAGAAGCTATTGCATTACAATGGTTAACTCCACAACAAACAGCAGATAAAAAGCATCCTTTTCTTTTCTCCCAAGGAGAAAGTATTTGGTCACGCACTTGGATTCCATGTCAAGACTCCCCTAGCGTTCGTTTTACTTATTCTGCAAAAGTTACTGTGCCTAAAGATTTAATGGCAGTAATGAGCGCTGTAAATCCACAACAAAAAAACGATACAGGAGTATATACTTTTAAGCAAGACAAAGAAATACCATCTTATTTAATGGCAATTGCAGTTGGAGACATTCAATTTCAATCTATAGATAACAGAACAGGTGTTTACGCAGAACCATCAGTTCTTAAAAAAGCAGCATGGGAATTTGCAGAACTAGGAAAAATGGTAGTTGCTGCTGAGAAATTGTACGGTCCATACCGTTGGGGTCGATATGATGTATTGGTTTTACCTCCAAGTTTCCCTTATGGCGGAATGGAGAATCCAAATTTAACATTCCTAACTCCTGGAGTTTTGGCTGGGGATCGTTCACTAACAAGTTTATTAGCACATGAATTAGGACATAGCTGGAGCGGAAACTTAGTTACCAATGCTACTTGGGATGATATTTGGTTAAATGAAGGATTCACAACTTATGTAGAGCATAGAATTGGTGAGGAAATTTTTGGCAAAAAAGAAGCTGAAATGCAAGCCGTTATAAGCCGCAAAGAATTAGATGACAATATCGCAGAATTTGGAAAAACAAATCCAGATACCCGTTTAAAAGTATCTCTTACAGGAAAAAACCCTGATGATGGAATAAATCAAATTCCGTATGCAAAGGGATATGAATTTTTAAAAGTAATCGAACATGCCGTAGGTCGTGAAAAATTTGATGCTTTCATTAAAAATTACTTTAATGCGCATGCATTTAAATCAATAACAACAGAAGATTTCGTAAGCTACTTAAACGAAAACCTGATAAAAAATGACAAAGCTTTAGCAGATAAAATAAAAGCAGAAGAATGGATTTACAAACCTGGTGTACCATCAAACATAACTCCTGTAAATTCTGAAGATTTTAATGCAATAGACCAAATCCAAAAAACGTGGAGAAAAACAGGAATTAAAGGATTGAGTCAAAAAATAAAATCAACTACAGAAAAACAACATTTCATAGATTATCTTCCAGAAGATATAACTCCAAAAGAGATGGGTGAAATAGATGCTGAATTTAACTTCACAAAAGGAGGTAACTTCGTGATTAAGCGCCAATGGTTTGTTCCTTCTATTCGTCATAAATATACAGTAGCTTATCCAGCAATAGAACAATTTATGATTGCCACTAGTAGAACAGGCTCATTAATGACACTTTATAAAGAAATGGTAAAAACTCCTGAAGGCAAAGCTTGGGCAAAACAAATTTTTGACAAAGCAAAATCAGGTTATCACCAAACCACAATTCAAAGTGTAGAAAACTTGCTAAAACAATAG
- the pdhA gene encoding pyruvate dehydrogenase (acetyl-transferring) E1 component subunit alpha, with protein MKEVTKEVYLKWYEDMLLWRKFEDKLAALYIQQKVRGFLHLYNGQEAVLAGALHVMDLTKDKMITAYRNHVQPIGMGVDPKRVMAELLGKATGTSKGMGGSMHIFSKEHRFYGGHGIVGGQIPVGAGLAFADKYFETGGVTMTYFGDGAARQGSLHEAFNMAMLWKLPVVFIVENNGYAMGTSVERTANHTDIWKLGLGYEMPCGPVDGMNPVKVAEAMYEAVERARRGDGPTFLEMKTYRYRGHSMSDAQLYRSKEEVEEYKKIDPITQVLDVILDQKFATEEEIEVIDQRVKDLVEECVKFAEESPYPDLQQLYDVVYAQENYPFTPHKL; from the coding sequence ATGAAAGAAGTTACAAAAGAGGTATATTTAAAGTGGTATGAGGACATGCTACTTTGGAGAAAGTTTGAAGACAAACTAGCAGCATTGTACATCCAACAGAAAGTAAGAGGATTTCTTCACCTATATAATGGTCAAGAAGCTGTACTAGCTGGTGCATTGCATGTCATGGATTTGACAAAAGATAAAATGATAACTGCTTACAGAAATCACGTGCAACCAATTGGTATGGGTGTTGACCCAAAACGTGTAATGGCTGAACTTTTAGGAAAAGCAACTGGAACATCTAAAGGAATGGGTGGTTCAATGCACATTTTCTCAAAAGAACACCGTTTTTACGGAGGTCACGGAATTGTAGGTGGACAAATTCCTGTAGGAGCTGGTTTAGCTTTTGCAGATAAATATTTTGAAACAGGTGGTGTAACCATGACTTATTTTGGTGATGGAGCAGCAAGACAAGGTTCTCTACACGAAGCTTTTAACATGGCTATGCTATGGAAACTTCCAGTAGTGTTTATTGTTGAAAACAACGGATATGCAATGGGAACTTCTGTTGAAAGAACTGCAAACCACACTGATATTTGGAAACTTGGTTTAGGTTACGAAATGCCTTGTGGACCAGTTGATGGAATGAACCCAGTGAAAGTTGCAGAAGCTATGTACGAAGCAGTTGAAAGAGCTCGTCGTGGTGATGGTCCAACATTCTTAGAAATGAAAACATACCGTTACAGAGGACACTCAATGTCTGATGCACAATTATATCGTTCTAAAGAAGAAGTAGAAGAATACAAAAAAATTGACCCAATTACACAAGTACTTGATGTAATTCTAGATCAAAAATTTGCTACAGAAGAAGAAATTGAAGTTATTGACCAAAGAGTTAAAGACTTAGTAGAAGAATGTGTGAAATTTGCTGAAGAATCACCATATCCAGACTTACAACAACTTTATGATGTGGTATACGCACAAGAAAACTATCCATTCACCCCTCATAAACTATAA
- a CDS encoding tRNA-(ms[2]io[6]A)-hydroxylase, with the protein MLGLKLATDPRWVNIVESNIEEILTDHAWCEQKAASNAISLITYNSELEELVTELLVIAREELEHLQMVHDLIKRKGLTLGRERKDHYVNELFKFMKKDGSRKDALVDRLLFSAMIEARSCERFKVLSENIQDQELAKFYRDLMISEAGHYTTFLGFARKYTDNIDVDKRWAEWIEFETSIITNYGKQETIHG; encoded by the coding sequence ATGTTAGGATTAAAATTAGCTACAGACCCACGTTGGGTAAACATTGTCGAATCGAACATCGAAGAGATTCTTACCGACCATGCTTGGTGTGAGCAAAAAGCTGCTTCAAATGCTATTAGTTTAATTACTTACAATTCAGAATTAGAGGAATTAGTAACGGAATTATTGGTAATTGCAAGAGAAGAATTAGAACATTTACAAATGGTACATGATTTAATTAAAAGAAAAGGATTGACCCTTGGCCGTGAGCGCAAGGATCATTATGTAAATGAGTTGTTTAAATTTATGAAAAAAGATGGGAGCCGTAAAGATGCATTAGTTGACCGTTTATTATTTTCTGCTATGATTGAAGCTAGAAGTTGTGAACGTTTTAAAGTTCTTTCAGAAAACATACAAGATCAGGAATTAGCAAAATTCTATCGTGATTTAATGATATCTGAAGCAGGACATTACACCACTTTTCTTGGTTTTGCGAGAAAGTACACAGATAATATAGATGTTGATAAACGTTGGGCTGAGTGGATTGAATTTGAGACTTCAATCATAACAAATTATGGTAAACAAGAAACTATTCACGGATAA
- a CDS encoding helix-turn-helix domain-containing protein, translating to MNNQDVYTIINPQNGNLAFKLFYFDNNSHYDHLQRNNYFSLIWVTKGHGKVKADFAEHAFEENSLLAFSPYQPFMLCVKENIQGIAIHFHPDFYCIHMHQKEVSCNGILFNNVYQPPFTHITDQAAETFKMVVNQMKAEMQNTALAQYELLISYLKIFLITASRLKKQQQEEIKLTPDSKEPFILQSLKDAIELNFKTKHSAGNYAEILNISPKALAKLSKNYFNKTLTDLIAERIIIEAKRELYMTNKTVKEIAYELGYDDEHYFSRFFKTNADVSPQIYRETVGFGKTII from the coding sequence ATGAACAACCAAGATGTTTACACTATAATTAATCCTCAGAATGGAAATCTAGCTTTCAAATTATTTTATTTTGACAACAATAGTCATTATGATCATTTGCAACGCAACAATTATTTCTCATTAATATGGGTTACCAAAGGACACGGAAAAGTAAAAGCTGATTTTGCAGAGCATGCTTTTGAAGAAAATTCACTACTAGCGTTTTCTCCTTACCAACCTTTTATGTTATGTGTAAAAGAAAATATTCAAGGTATTGCCATCCATTTTCATCCAGATTTTTACTGCATCCACATGCATCAAAAAGAAGTTTCTTGCAATGGTATTTTATTCAACAACGTATATCAACCACCATTTACACACATTACAGATCAAGCAGCAGAAACTTTTAAAATGGTTGTGAACCAAATGAAAGCAGAAATGCAAAACACAGCATTGGCACAATATGAATTGTTGATTTCTTATTTAAAGATATTTTTAATCACAGCTTCTAGACTTAAAAAACAACAGCAAGAAGAAATAAAATTAACCCCGGATTCTAAAGAACCATTCATACTTCAAAGTCTTAAAGATGCTATTGAACTTAATTTTAAAACAAAACATTCAGCAGGTAATTATGCCGAAATACTAAATATTTCTCCTAAAGCATTAGCAAAACTATCTAAAAATTATTTCAACAAAACACTCACAGATCTTATTGCTGAAAGAATCATCATCGAAGCCAAAAGAGAATTATACATGACAAACAAGACAGTAAAAGAAATTGCCTATGAATTAGGATATGATGACGAGCATTATTTTAGCCGATTCTTTAAAACAAATGCCGATGTATCGCCACAGATATATAGAGAAACGGTAGGATTTGGCAAGACAATAATTTAA
- a CDS encoding glycosyltransferase: MSKLKKLLIIGFVWPEPNSSAAGGRMMQLISIFQERGFDITFASPALDSDFMIDLPALGIDKKTIALNCSSFDDYIKELNPSIVLFDRFMIEEQFGWRVSESCPEALRILDTEDLHCLRQARQKAFKENRNFVVTDLFSEEVAKREIASILRCDLSLMISEFEMELLQTVFKIDTALLYYLPFLLESISEETLDELPSFEERDHFIFIGNFLHEPNWNTVQYLKESIWPLIRKQLPDAVLNIYGAYPSQKVLQLHQPKFGFCIMGRAEDAQEVVKQSRVVLAPIRFGAGLKGKLVEAMQVGTPSVTTAIGAEAMNGDLPWNGFIVNEALDIANAAVALYQNKSLWLEAQKKGVEIINSRYLKDNYAIDFIKKVLYLQSNLLSHRNNNFMGSMLQHHTLRSTKYMSKWIEAKNKN, encoded by the coding sequence ATGAGTAAGCTTAAAAAGCTTTTAATAATTGGTTTTGTATGGCCTGAGCCTAATTCATCGGCAGCAGGTGGAAGAATGATGCAATTAATTTCAATTTTTCAAGAACGAGGATTTGATATTACTTTTGCTAGTCCAGCTTTGGATAGTGATTTTATGATTGATTTGCCAGCGTTGGGAATTGATAAGAAAACCATTGCATTAAATTGTTCTAGTTTTGATGACTACATAAAAGAACTAAATCCATCGATTGTTTTGTTTGATCGGTTTATGATTGAAGAACAGTTTGGATGGCGTGTGTCTGAAAGTTGTCCTGAGGCGTTACGTATTTTGGATACTGAAGATTTACATTGTTTGCGTCAGGCACGTCAAAAAGCATTCAAAGAAAATAGAAATTTTGTAGTTACTGATTTATTCTCAGAGGAAGTGGCCAAACGTGAAATTGCTAGTATTTTGCGTTGTGATTTGTCATTGATGATTTCTGAGTTTGAAATGGAGTTATTACAAACTGTCTTTAAAATTGATACTGCATTATTGTATTACTTGCCTTTTTTGTTAGAATCAATTTCTGAGGAAACATTAGATGAATTGCCTTCTTTTGAAGAAAGAGATCATTTTATTTTTATTGGTAATTTTTTGCATGAGCCCAATTGGAATACTGTTCAATATTTAAAAGAATCGATTTGGCCTTTGATAAGAAAACAATTGCCTGATGCAGTTTTAAATATCTACGGAGCATATCCTTCACAAAAAGTTTTACAATTGCATCAGCCTAAATTTGGTTTTTGTATTATGGGTCGTGCAGAGGATGCTCAAGAGGTGGTGAAACAATCCCGAGTAGTTTTGGCTCCAATACGATTTGGTGCAGGATTAAAAGGAAAATTAGTTGAAGCCATGCAAGTTGGAACACCAAGCGTAACGACAGCAATAGGTGCTGAAGCGATGAATGGAGATTTGCCTTGGAATGGTTTTATTGTTAACGAGGCTCTGGATATTGCAAATGCGGCTGTTGCTTTATACCAAAATAAAAGCCTTTGGTTAGAAGCACAAAAAAAGGGAGTAGAAATTATTAATTCTCGTTATCTAAAGGATAATTATGCAATAGACTTCATTAAAAAAGTACTGTATTTACAATCTAATTTACTCTCGCACCGTAATAATAATTTTATGGGAAGCATGTTACAGCATCATACTTTAAGAAGTACAAAATATATGTCTAAATGGATTGAAGCCAAGAATAAAAATTAA